In Blastopirellula sp. J2-11, a single genomic region encodes these proteins:
- a CDS encoding AAA family ATPase, which produces MMQAPSVIVIAGPNGAGKSTLAPYLLRDHLRVREFVNADVIAQGLSAYAPEGAAFEAGRIMLARLHELAAMRKSFALETTLASRSYARWLKELKTSGFESHLVFVWLPDEETAIERVAARVARGGHNIPEGTIRRRYQSGLKNLFNLYMPIVDGWDIINGLSASSDSIASGNQFGKINIQAEEIWRTIQHQATI; this is translated from the coding sequence ATGATGCAAGCACCAAGCGTTATTGTGATCGCCGGACCCAATGGCGCTGGCAAATCGACGCTTGCTCCTTACTTGCTGCGTGATCATCTCCGCGTTCGAGAGTTCGTGAACGCCGACGTGATCGCCCAAGGTCTCTCGGCATACGCACCGGAAGGCGCCGCGTTTGAAGCGGGACGAATCATGCTGGCCCGTCTGCACGAGTTGGCCGCGATGCGAAAATCATTTGCTTTAGAAACAACGCTGGCGAGCCGAAGCTATGCTCGATGGCTGAAAGAGTTGAAGACAAGCGGCTTCGAGTCGCATTTAGTCTTCGTTTGGCTTCCCGACGAGGAGACCGCGATTGAACGAGTTGCCGCGAGAGTCGCTCGCGGTGGACATAATATTCCCGAGGGGACAATCCGTCGACGATATCAATCCGGTCTCAAGAATCTTTTTAATTTATACATGCCTATTGTGGATGGCTGGGACATAATTAACGGATTGAGTGCGTCCAGCGACTCAATCGCTAGCGGGAATCAATTCGGCAAAATCAACATTCAAGCAGAAGAGATATGGCGGACAATTCAACATCAAGCGACGATCTAG
- the nirB gene encoding nitrite reductase large subunit NirB, which produces MISPDPQTIVVVGNGMVGHRFVEKMIEMDIAQRYRIVTFCEEPRAAYDRVGLTSFFAHRDAEKLMLARLDWYKQHEVELHIGDRANRIDRAAQIVYSDRGAAIHYDHLVMATGSYPFVPDMPGVKHHGVFVYRTIEDLERIIEYGKKSKRCAVIGGGLLGLEAAKAAHDLDLETYVIEYNGRVMPRQLDEAGSKMLIEKISALGLKVLLNKGTKEIRGDGHVQQILFTDGTTLDVDMIIISAGIRPRDELAKDSQLELGKRGGVVVNDRLQSSDPNIYAIGEIAAHAGMIYGLVAPGYDMAEIAAANFCGQERTFNGADMSTKLKLMGCDVASFGQYNLPSEEARPLVWEDPFKGIYKKLLFTPDGSRLLGGMLVGDASDYGTLLILSKSDAPLPCDPATLIGAGGSGDKSAIGGVADMPDSAQICSCNNVTKGRICEAIRDEGIDTVGELKMCTKAGSGCGGCMPLVTDLLTAELKAAGKTANTDLCEHFSHTRQELYEIVQLKEIKSFPELIAQHGRGHGCETCKPAVASILASLWNDQILEPEHQTLQDSNDRFLANIQRGGSYSVVPRVPGGEITPEKLIVLGEVAKKYKLYTKITGGQRVDLFGAQVHELPEIWEELVNAGFESGHAYGKSVRTVKSCVGSTWCRYGIGDSVGFAIAIEERYRGLRSPHKLKFAVSGCVRECAEAQCKDVGLIATENGYNLYVCGNGGAKPRHADLLIADIDEATAITYIDRFLIYYIRTADKLMRTATWMEKLEGGLEHLKAVVIDDKLGVAEELEKQMQYLVDTYKCEWKEVVNNPEKRKWFRQFANTDEHQLDIELIEQRDQARPADWPKENVALVELKGLNGETIDHNGQANLRSWVRVGAVADFPLDGGAAIKYGQTQIAVFNFASQGNWYACQNMCPHKNAFVLSRGMIGTVGETPKVACPLHKKTFSLESGECLTGEEYAVKTFPVKIEADGVYLELPPETVLDAELATDKHCIRGCDAVNALQLAEA; this is translated from the coding sequence ATGATCTCCCCCGATCCGCAAACCATCGTCGTCGTCGGTAACGGCATGGTCGGCCATCGATTCGTCGAAAAAATGATCGAAATGGACATCGCTCAACGATATCGAATCGTCACTTTTTGCGAAGAGCCGCGCGCCGCGTACGATCGGGTCGGACTGACTTCATTTTTCGCACATCGCGACGCCGAAAAGCTGATGCTCGCCCGGTTGGACTGGTACAAGCAGCATGAAGTCGAGTTGCACATTGGCGATCGAGCCAATCGAATCGACCGCGCAGCGCAAATTGTCTATTCAGACCGCGGAGCGGCGATTCACTATGACCACCTCGTGATGGCGACTGGATCCTACCCGTTTGTCCCAGATATGCCCGGCGTGAAGCATCACGGAGTCTTCGTCTATCGCACGATCGAGGACTTGGAACGAATCATCGAATATGGCAAGAAAAGTAAGCGATGCGCCGTGATCGGGGGCGGGCTGCTTGGCTTGGAAGCGGCCAAAGCGGCCCATGATCTCGATCTAGAAACGTACGTCATTGAATACAACGGCCGAGTCATGCCGCGGCAGTTGGACGAAGCCGGCTCGAAAATGTTGATCGAAAAGATCTCGGCGCTCGGCCTGAAAGTTCTATTGAACAAAGGGACCAAAGAGATCCGCGGCGATGGTCATGTGCAACAGATCCTCTTTACCGATGGAACGACGCTGGACGTCGACATGATTATCATCTCGGCCGGTATTCGTCCGCGTGACGAACTCGCGAAAGATTCCCAATTGGAATTGGGCAAGCGCGGAGGCGTTGTGGTGAACGATCGCCTGCAATCTTCCGATCCGAACATCTACGCCATCGGCGAAATCGCGGCGCACGCCGGAATGATCTATGGCCTGGTCGCTCCTGGATATGACATGGCCGAGATCGCCGCCGCCAACTTCTGCGGACAAGAGCGTACGTTTAACGGCGCCGACATGTCGACCAAACTCAAACTGATGGGCTGCGACGTCGCCAGCTTTGGTCAATACAACTTGCCGTCCGAAGAAGCCCGACCGCTGGTCTGGGAAGACCCGTTCAAAGGGATCTACAAAAAGCTGCTGTTTACGCCCGACGGCTCGCGTTTGCTCGGCGGCATGCTGGTCGGCGACGCTTCCGACTACGGTACGCTGTTGATTTTGAGCAAGAGCGACGCTCCGCTGCCGTGCGATCCGGCGACATTGATCGGCGCCGGCGGCAGCGGCGACAAAAGCGCGATTGGCGGCGTAGCCGACATGCCCGACAGCGCCCAGATTTGTTCCTGTAATAACGTCACCAAAGGCCGCATTTGCGAAGCGATTCGAGATGAAGGAATCGACACCGTCGGCGAATTAAAAATGTGCACCAAGGCCGGCTCCGGTTGCGGCGGCTGCATGCCGCTGGTCACCGATCTGCTGACTGCTGAATTAAAAGCGGCCGGCAAGACCGCCAACACCGACCTGTGCGAACACTTCTCTCACACGCGACAAGAGTTGTACGAGATCGTACAGCTGAAAGAGATCAAATCGTTCCCCGAATTGATTGCCCAACATGGCCGTGGACATGGCTGCGAAACGTGCAAGCCGGCGGTCGCATCGATCCTGGCCTCCCTGTGGAACGATCAGATCTTGGAGCCAGAGCATCAAACGTTGCAAGACTCGAATGATCGCTTCCTGGCGAACATCCAACGCGGCGGGTCGTACTCCGTCGTTCCGCGCGTCCCTGGTGGCGAAATTACGCCGGAGAAACTGATCGTGCTGGGTGAAGTCGCCAAAAAATACAAGCTCTACACCAAGATCACCGGCGGACAACGCGTGGACCTGTTCGGCGCCCAAGTGCACGAGTTGCCGGAGATTTGGGAAGAACTGGTCAACGCCGGTTTTGAAAGCGGTCACGCCTACGGGAAGTCGGTGCGTACGGTGAAAAGTTGCGTCGGTTCGACCTGGTGCCGCTATGGTATCGGCGACTCGGTCGGCTTTGCAATTGCGATCGAAGAACGATATCGCGGGCTCCGCTCGCCCCACAAGTTGAAGTTCGCCGTTTCTGGGTGTGTCCGTGAATGCGCCGAAGCACAGTGCAAAGATGTCGGCCTGATCGCAACCGAGAACGGCTACAACCTTTACGTCTGCGGCAACGGCGGCGCCAAGCCGAGACATGCCGACCTCTTGATCGCCGACATCGACGAAGCGACCGCGATCACCTACATCGATCGCTTTTTGATTTACTACATCCGGACGGCCGACAAATTAATGCGTACCGCCACTTGGATGGAGAAACTGGAAGGTGGTCTCGAACATCTGAAAGCCGTCGTCATCGACGACAAACTGGGGGTCGCTGAAGAGCTGGAAAAGCAGATGCAGTATCTGGTCGACACTTACAAATGCGAATGGAAAGAAGTGGTGAACAATCCGGAGAAGCGAAAATGGTTCCGGCAGTTCGCCAACACGGATGAGCATCAACTGGATATCGAGCTGATCGAGCAGCGCGATCAAGCGCGGCCTGCGGACTGGCCGAAAGAAAATGTCGCATTGGTTGAATTGAAGGGATTAAACGGCGAAACGATCGATCACAACGGCCAGGCCAATCTGCGCAGTTGGGTTCGTGTAGGGGCAGTCGCCGATTTTCCTCTCGATGGCGGCGCGGCGATCAAATATGGCCAAACGCAAATCGCCGTCTTCAACTTCGCCAGCCAGGGCAATTGGTACGCGTGTCAAAACATGTGCCCTCACAAGAATGCTTTCGTCTTGTCACGCGGCATGATCGGCACCGTCGGAGAAACGCCGAAGGTTGCCTGTCCGTTGCACAAGAAGACCTTCTCGCTGGAATCGGGCGAATGCCTGACCGGCGAAGAGTACGCCGTGAAAACCTTCCCGGTGAAGATCGAAGCGGACGGCGTCTACCTAGAATTGCCGCCAGAAACGGTCCTCGACGCCGAACTTGCCACCGACAAGCATTGCATCCGCGGCTGCGACGCGGTCAACGCATTGCAATTGGCGGAAGCGTAG
- a CDS encoding TrkH family potassium uptake protein, translating to MNLPLLSKYLGVVTLLLAAAMLFALPWAIPWLGHGAHFDTRGFFAILSSAAIAATLGGGMLLAGRNAHGPLYRREAIAIVGISWLIFTFVGALPFILGHVKGSESRERIVRLVVDDLFESASGFTGAGATIMNDIEDESMLPKCLLFWRSETHFVGGLGIMVLFVALLGQGSAGKALLMTESVGPQGEVGTTRSQHSAWIFAGIYVGLNIILTLLLMIEGMNLFDALCHSFGTIATGGLSTYNASVAHFENIAIEMTIGTFMMIACVNFSLLYAVLLGQWTRLWINTELWAYLAILFGVIGAVMIAGLWHHDFPNVGTAFRYSYFNVISVQTNTGFGTNDFDHWNEFSRGMLFVIMFVGGCAGSTSCSLKVIRHVVLWKSLYIYILKTFRPRLITTMRLNGKAVEDSDELTNEVFIYFGMIGFVFITAWLMLLFLEPDQAWLEAGHSPPVKMLDCATGVAACINGVGPGLGALGPSKNFSGFSIGSKLVFTALMLLGRIEIFPLLVIFTPGLWRRPTT from the coding sequence ATGAATCTACCGCTGCTTAGCAAGTACCTGGGCGTCGTGACGCTGCTCTTGGCGGCGGCGATGTTGTTTGCGCTGCCATGGGCCATCCCTTGGCTGGGACATGGCGCGCATTTTGATACCCGCGGTTTTTTCGCCATCTTGTCATCGGCGGCAATCGCGGCGACGCTCGGCGGCGGCATGTTGCTGGCCGGGCGCAACGCGCACGGGCCTCTCTATCGCCGCGAAGCGATTGCGATTGTCGGAATCAGCTGGTTAATCTTTACCTTTGTCGGCGCCCTCCCCTTCATCTTGGGACATGTCAAAGGGAGCGAAAGCCGCGAGCGCATCGTCCGCCTGGTCGTCGATGATCTGTTTGAGTCGGCCTCGGGTTTTACCGGAGCCGGCGCGACGATCATGAACGACATTGAAGACGAGAGCATGCTGCCGAAGTGCCTGCTCTTCTGGCGCAGCGAGACCCACTTTGTCGGCGGGCTGGGAATCATGGTGCTGTTTGTGGCGCTGCTCGGTCAAGGATCAGCCGGCAAGGCGCTGCTGATGACCGAGTCGGTCGGTCCGCAGGGAGAAGTAGGCACCACGCGTTCGCAACATAGCGCCTGGATTTTCGCCGGAATCTACGTCGGGCTGAATATCATCCTGACGCTGCTATTGATGATCGAAGGAATGAACCTGTTTGATGCGCTCTGTCATTCTTTTGGCACGATCGCCACCGGCGGGCTCTCGACCTACAACGCCAGCGTCGCTCATTTCGAGAATATCGCGATCGAAATGACGATCGGCACGTTCATGATGATCGCGTGCGTCAACTTCTCGCTGCTGTACGCCGTGCTGCTGGGCCAATGGACGCGGCTGTGGATCAATACCGAACTTTGGGCCTATCTGGCGATCCTGTTTGGCGTCATCGGCGCGGTGATGATCGCCGGACTTTGGCATCATGATTTTCCGAATGTCGGCACGGCGTTCCGCTATAGCTATTTCAATGTCATCTCGGTCCAAACCAATACCGGTTTTGGCACCAACGACTTTGACCATTGGAACGAATTCAGCCGCGGCATGTTATTTGTCATTATGTTTGTGGGCGGCTGCGCCGGCAGCACTAGTTGCAGCTTGAAAGTGATTCGTCACGTCGTGCTCTGGAAGTCCCTTTACATTTACATTCTGAAAACGTTTCGCCCTCGCTTGATCACCACGATGCGTCTCAACGGCAAAGCGGTTGAGGATTCCGACGAGTTGACGAACGAAGTCTTCATCTATTTCGGCATGATCGGCTTCGTTTTTATTACCGCTTGGCTAATGTTGCTATTTCTAGAGCCGGATCAGGCTTGGCTCGAAGCAGGGCACTCGCCGCCGGTCAAGATGCTTGATTGTGCGACCGGAGTGGCCGCTTGTATCAACGGCGTTGGCCCTGGGCTAGGTGCGCTTGGCCCATCAAAAAACTTCTCCGGATTCTCGATCGGCAGCAAGCTGGTTTTCACCGCGCTGATGCTGCTGGGGCGGATCGAGATTTTCCCGCTGCTGGTGATCTTTACCCCCGGCTTGTGGCGACGCCCGACGACCTGA